Proteins encoded together in one Phaeodactylum tricornutum CCAP 1055/1 chromosome 25, whole genome shotgun sequence window:
- a CDS encoding predicted protein: protein MTLNDDPTLHPKESVASDAATVYLPSGEGRTTAATFPYSRHRPQIPCMTDLRKWLQASRTPRRLVVLFVLLESLAFQKGSMRVTAESEVPDNVAGQLLRQTVKAAAASSPSRDSLDGATASGLVWSDLSVVSSNRDVTLLHPFSGWITSGQIGGILGPSGSGKSTFLSALSGSSRQLYQTGQVWHYLHTVVHGSKDTQTPIQLSRIPTQEVAWLQQHDDFFSMLTVRETLDLAAYLELPHLVLSQRDALVQTHLDALGLAHAADRPIGSDLTGLGTARLSGGERRRLSVALELLTEKQLLLADEPTSGLDSSISVKVMQNIRDVCRKRNIPCLCAIHQPRSSIWHLLDTLILMAPGGRVVYAGPKSEAVAYFATQGYRCPDATNPAEYFVDLVSVDTEDEQVAAIDEARIDKLASVFRDYQQTSLLLPAKRPQVNLSLDIETDIQQPSNGQSMRRAFQEKSQLGLLKFLWVPRLGALLKRSWRQNVRNWEINIFRAFASAGNAILLAQIFPTVRGSVAKANSVADRVALLSFGAINMCFIAFMKTVTLIAEEKPVVQREQSRRQYSSLEYLVAKVLAEFPLDSLFSAIFTAFLKKCSGVRISWAKLTGVFSLLTVSGASLGLMLGSWLPTEKLATTGSIPVLVVLMVVGIINPSGVDQSTPPPAVVQVLKRCSPFAYAIEALCLGEYPGMEFERQSGWFGRIRDLPRMGGLAMVRNGDQVLEALGLQDKGYVRVMQHLGVLSAAYLAVSWLGMLVQGRKHGMHGAVEADTSQHVQRTKAPKDTEGSFLSKSTTETSTSQRHLKVPLKIRV, encoded by the exons CCGCCACAGTGTACCTGCCTTCGGGTGAAGGGAGAACCACTGCCGCTACTTTTCCTTATTCTCGACACCGACCACAGATACCGTGCATGACGGATTTACGCAAATGGCTCCAAGCATCCCGAACGCCGCGAAGGTTGGTCGTACTATTCGTCCTGCTGGAGTCTCTGGCATTCCAGAAAGGATCGATGCGAGTGACGGCAGAGAGCGAAGTACCCGACAACGTGGCAGGCCAGCTGTTGCGCCAGACGGTAAAGGCTGCAGCAGCCTCGTCTCCGTCGCGAGATAGCTTGGACGGCGCCACTGCTAGCGGACTCGTCTGGAGTGATCTGAGTGTAGTTTCGTCCAATCGGGATGTCACCCTTCTGCACCCGTTTTCTGGATGGATCACCAGCGGTCAGATTGGCGGGATCCTCGGACCGAGCGGAAGTGGCAAGTCAACTTTTCTATCGGCCCTCTCGGGTTCTTCACGACAACTTTACCAAACCGGGCAAGTCTGGCACTATCTACATACCGTTGTGCACGGCTCCAAGGACACACAAACACCGATACAATTGTCTCGAATACCCACACAAGAGGTTGCTTGGCTTCAGCAACACGACGATTTTTTCAGCATGCTAACGGTCCGGGAGACTCTAGATTTGGCGGCATATTTAGAGCTACCCCACTTAGTCCTGTCGCAACGAGACGCTTTGGTTCAAACTCACTTGGATGCGCTGGGCCTAGCTCACGCCGCCGACCGACCAATTGGCTCGGATCTTACCGGTTTGGGCACTGCACGCTTATCCGGTGGTGAGCGCCGACGATTGTCGGTGGCGTTGGAACTGTTGACGGAAAAACAACTTCTTTTAGCGGATGAACCCACGTCGGGTTTGGACAGCAGTATCAGTGTCAAAGTGATGCAAAATATCCGAGACGTTTGTCGCAAGCGAAATATCCCTTGCTTATGTGCAATTCATCAGCCTCGATCATCCATTTGGCACTTATTGGATACCCTCATCCTGATGGCCCCCGGTGGACGCGTGGTATACGCCGGCCCGAAATCCGAAGCCGTCGCATATTTTGCGACCCAAGGGTACCGTTGCCCCGACGCGACCAACCCGGCCGAGTACTTTGTCGATCTCGTTTCCGTCGATACCGAAGACGAGCAGGTGGCCGCTATCGACGAAGCACGGATTGATAAACTCGCTTCCGTCTTTCGTGACTACCAACAAACATCTTTGCTTCTGCCTGCCAAACGACCTCAAGTGAATTTGAGTCTGGATATCGAGACTGATATACAACAACCTTCAAATGGTCAATCGATGAGACGGGCTTTCCAAGAAAAAAGCCAACTTGGGCTCCTGAAATTTCTGTGGGTTCCACGATTGGGAGCCTTGCTAAAGAGGTCGTGGCGACAAAATGTTCGCAACTGGGAAATCAATATTTTCCGAGCGTTCGCCAGCGCGGGTAACGCGATTCTCCTGGCTCAAATCTTTCCAACTGTCCGAGGAAGTGTCGCCAAAGCCAATAGTGTAGCCGACAGGGTGGCACTGTTGTCGTTCGGTGCAATCAACATGTGCTTTATTGCATTTATGAAGACTGTCACGTTAATCGCGGAAGAGAAACCGGTTGTTCAACGGGAACAATCACGTCGTCAGTACTCGAGCTTGGAGTACCTGGTGGCCAAGGTTTTAGCAGAATTTCCCTTGGACTCCTTGTTTTCCGCTATCTTTACAGCCTTCCTAAAAAAGTGCTCAGGAGTCCGGATTTCGTGGGCCAAGCTGACTGGGGTCTTTAGTTTGTTGACGGTGTCTGGCGCTTCGCTTGGTTTGATGCTGGGCAGCTGGCTTCCAACCGAAAAACTGGCTACGACGGGCAGTATTCCAGTTCTAGTCGTATTGATGGTTGTGGGTATCA TCAATCCGAGTGGCGTAGATCAGTCCACCCCTCCACCGGCGGTCGTGCAGGTATTGAAACGTTGTAGCCCATTTGCCTACGCTATTGAAGCGCTCTGTCTTGGGGAGTACCCCGGAATGGAATTCGAACGTCAGTCAGGCTGGTTCGGCCGTATCAGGGACTTGCCTAGAATGGGCGGATTG GCCATGGTTCGAAATGGTGATCAAGTCCTGGAGGCGCTGGGCTTACAAGACAAGGGGTATGTTCGAGTCATGCAACACCTTGGAGTATTGTCTGCTGCGTACCTGGCAGTTAGTTGGCTGGGCATGCTTGTACAGGGTAGAAAACATGGCATGCATGGTGCGGTCGAAGCGGACACTAGCCAGCACGTACAGCGAACCAAGGCTCCAAAGGACACCGAGGGCAGCTTTCTGTCCAAGTCAACAACGGAAACGTCAACATCACAACGACATTTGAAGGTTCCTTTAAAGATCCGAGTCTAA
- a CDS encoding predicted protein gives MKAITLALLSWNLWLAPNTVVADGTEIVLESFDDPVHHWKQMNDPVMGGRSTGSFQINDGVGYFEGQVVDVPFLHAPGFIQVRTVDRHVFPDVSTCSGLQLTLRAHVPYTGYRVSFGQAHAPGGKRYAYGYKATLENVPVGEFGTVNVPFTDFTDFWDDATGDPIRTCQENDLYCPDELTLRNMMTLALWGEGVAGTVSLQVQSIVAVGCSAGNE, from the coding sequence ATGAAAGCAATCACGCTCGCTTTACTCTCCTGGAATCTGTGGCTGGCGCCAAACAccgtcgtcgccgacggCACCGAAATTGTCCTGGAATCCTTCGACGACCCCGTACACCACTGGAAGCAAATGAATGATCCCGTCATGGGAGGTCGCTCCACCGGAAGCTTCCAGATTAACGATGGGGTGGGATACTTTGAAGGACAAGTCGTGGACGTGCCCTTTCTACACGCGCCGGGATTCATTCAGGTGCGCACCGTGGACCGACACGTCTTTCCGGATGTTTCCACCTGTTCGGGTCTGCAGCTCACCCTGCGGGCGCACGTACCGTACACGGGCTACCGCGTTAGTTTCGGCCAGGCCCACGCACCGGGTGGCAAGCGCTACGCGTACGGATACAAGGCTACCCTGGAAAACGTACCGGTGGGCGAGTTCGGAACCGTCAACGTGCCGTTTACGGACTTTACCGATTTTTGGGACGACGCCACGGGAGATCCTATTCGTACTTGTCAAGAGAATGACTTGTATTGCCCCGACGAGCTGACACTTCGAAATATGATGACGCTCGCTCTCTGGGGTGAGGGTGTGGCGGGGACCGTGTCGCTTCAAGTCCAGTCGATTGTGGCGGTGGGTTGTTCCGCGGGTAATGAGTGA
- a CDS encoding predicted protein translates to MSLLLRSTPTPCADLDSYRCAVALNNMGVALLERCAYRQALDTLKDAVVLMRGVFDSTPLSRRNQRDRARDCTVLLEKAYHRTAHPQPAPGHSMVEILSPSGTLAAISSLLHRHGPALLPPCFPIKIENFDQEARNADLDSAMVLHNFATAHLCLSRFAPTALRAIFLRKAALRLAKLSHQALSNVIVVYHERFLDESVLGEANLVLIAGSVLNTIVRIQLESGQLDGAEEAYRKLRLLGSVVGDDTGTQPAKRHSEEAAAAA, encoded by the coding sequence atgtcGCTCTTGTTGCGGAGTACGCCGACGCCCTGTGCCGACTTGGACTCGTACCGATGTGCCGTTGCTTTGAACAACATGGGCGTGGCTCTTCTGGAACGCTGTGCGTACCGACAAGCACTGGATACGCTCAAAGATGCCGTGGTGCTCATGAGGGGCGTCTTCGACTCGACTCCCTTGTCTCGCCGGAACCAGCGAGATCGAGCTCGAGACTGCACCGTGTTGCTGGAGAAGGCCTACCACCGCACGGCGCATCCCCAGCCAGCACCCGGACATTCCATGGTAGAAATCCTGTCGCCCAGCGGAACGTTGGCCGCCATTTCGTCTCTACTCCATCGACACGGTCCCGCCCTGTTGCCTCCGTGTTTCCCTATCAAGATCGAAAACTTTGATCAGGAAGCCCGCAATGCGGATTTGGACTCGGCCATGGTCCTGCACAATTTCGCTACCGCACACTTGTGCCTGTCCCGGTTCGCCCCCACGGCCTTGCGCGCCATCTTTCTCCGCAAAGCCGCGCTGCGGCTCGCCAAACTATCCCACCAAGCCTTGTCCAACGTCATTGTTGTCTACCACGAACGGTTCCTGGACGAGTCCGTCTTGGGAGAAGCCAACCTCGTTTTGATCGCCGGGAGTGTACTGAATACCATCGTACGCATCCAATTGGAAAGTGGACAACTCGACGGAGCGGAAGAAGCTTACCGAAAGCTTCGTCTCCTCGGGTCCGTGGTGGGTGACGACACCGGCACGCAGCCAGCCAAACGCCACTCGGAAGAAGCGGCGGCCGCGGCGTAA
- a CDS encoding predicted protein → MTSRLLRAVTLSPPTWQRSYRVVRHFTSSSVYGQKSSTPVDDTPPLGVAYNSLTVGIPKETYALEKRVAATPESVARLVAPGFSVVVEEGAGRNSFFSNADYEAAGAKIVPNIWTESDIVLKVRRTNQATLLGNKTLISFVYPKQNEALVNQLASQQATVLAMDCIPRTLSRGQTYDALSSQANISGYRAVLEASNEFGRFFAGQMTAAGKVPPAKVLVIGTGVAGLAAIQTAKNMGAVVRAFDVRPVTKEQVEAMGAQFLEVDYSEDGSAAGGYAKEMSKEWHAAARAMLTKQCADVDIVITTALIPGRQAPIMVTKEMVAQMKNGSVTVDLAAEAGGNVETTVKDKKFVTENGVTCLGYTDLPSRLPTTSSSLYSNNISKLLLSAGPQTTKKPGFFYLDHNDDAVRGMLVLEKGKMMYPAPLPPAPAAPAKEKKDAAPVVIDYKAPFLQGAKTAGILSTSILAFGAVAPNPAFSSMFTTFALSNVIGVQVVMGVTHSLHSPLMAVTNAISGTTALGGMHLYAHSTSVAATLLGAAATTLSTVNIVGGFIVTTKMLDMFKRPDDPPEYYHLYGIPAATTMGLYGIGTMTGKFPELDASAATLSGLLCIGGIAGLASQKTARLGAVSGQSGVALGVASTMGHLNPTIGTAAGITALMGVGAVAGKYIGDRVEPTSLPQTVAAFHSLVGLAASAAAVGDYWNCPDTTQLDGVHLASIYLATVIGSVTATGSLVAFGKLDGRLGSAPLKLAQRDKINAGLGAATLGAGAVVMGAPEVGTGMAALSSALTTSGVLGWHMTASIGGADMPVVITVLNSYSGWALCAEGFMLDMPILTTVGALIGCSGAALTKIMCDAMNRDILSVILGGYGTKATAGGEAMHFEGEATMTNVDDTVRLLTESEKIIVVPGYGLAVAHAQYPLKEMVDVLIKAGKKVRFAIHPVAGRMPGQLNVLLAEAGVPYDIVEEMEEINDDFKDTDVTLVIGANDTVNSAAEDDPNSQIAGMPVLRVWNSNQVIVMKRSLAAGYAGVDNPVFIKDNTDMLLGDAKDTVEKLAVGVKTFYGK, encoded by the exons ATGACGTCTCGCCTGTTGCGTGCCGTCACGCTGTCGCCGCCGACTTGGCAACGTTCGTACCGCGTAGTTCGGCACTTTACGTCCAGCTCCGTGTATGGGCAAAAGTCGAGTACTCCGGTCGATGATACCCCACCGCTCGGCGTTGCCTACAATTCCTTGACGGTCGGTATTCCCAAGGAAACCTACGCCTTGGAAAAGCGCGTCGCGGCGACCCCGGAATCCGTGGCTCGTCTCGTTGCACCCGGATTTTCTGTCGTTGTCGAGGAAGGAGCCGGCCGGAACTCCTTTTTTTCCAACGCGGACTACGAAGCCGCCGGGGCTAAAATTGTACCCAATATTTGGACCGAATCCGATATCGTTCTCAAGGTACGCCGAACGAATC AAGCCACTCTGCTGGGCAACAAGACCTTGATCAGCTTTGTGTATCCCAAACAGAATGAGGCCCTCGTCAATCAGTTGGCCTCGCAACAGGCCACCGTCTTGGCCATGGACTGCATTCCTCGTACGCTTTCTCGTGGACAAACTTACGACGCTCTGTCGTCGCAAGCCAATATTTCTGGTTACCGGGCCGTCCTGGAAGCGTCCAACGAATTTGGCCGTTTCTTTGCCGGTCAAATGACGGCTGCGGGCAAAGTCCCACCCGCCAAAGTCCTCGTGATTGGTACGGGTGTGGCTGGCCTCGCCGCTATCCAAACGGCTAAAAACATGGGAGCCGTCGTCCGAGCCTTTGATGTCCGACCCGTAACCAAGGAACAAGTTGAGGCCATGGGAGCGCAGTTTCTGGAAGTCGATTACTCCGAAGACGGCAGTGCCGCCGGAGGCTACGCCAAGGAAATGTCCAAGGAGTGGCACGCCGCGGCCCGCGCCATGCTCACTAAACAATGCGCCGACGTGGACATTGTCATTACCACGGCCCTCATCCCCGGGCGACAAGCTCCGATCATGGTTACCAAGGAAATGGTGGCTCAGATGAAGAACGGATCGGTCACAGTAGATTTGGCCGCCGAAGCCGGGGGCAACGTAGAAACGACCGTGAAGGACAAAAAGTTTGTGACGGAAAATGGAGTCACTTGCCTGGGTTACACTGACTTGCCGTCACGCTTGCCTACTACTTCGAGCTCGTTGTATTCTAATAATATCTCCAAGCTACTGCTCTCCGCTGGTCCGCAAACTACCAAAAAACCGGGATTCTTTTACCTGGATCACAACGATGATGCTGTACGCGGCATGCTGGTCCTCGAAAAGGGCAAGATGATGTACCCAGCTCCCTTGCCGCCGGCTCCTGCTGCCCCCGCTAAGGAGAAAAAGGACGCGGCCCCGGTAGTAATCGACTACAAGGCTCCTTTCCTGCAAGGAGCCAAGACAGCGGGAATATTATCCACTTCCATTCTGGCCTTTGGTGCAGTTGCACCGAATCCGGCCTTTTCTAGTATGTTCACGACGTTCGCCCTTTCCAACGTGATTGGCGTGCAAGTGGTAATGGGCGTAACCCACTCATTACACAGTCCGCTAATGGCCGTCACGAATGCTATTTCAGGTACAACCGCCCTGGGTGGTATGCACTTGTACGCACACTCAACGAGTGTCGCTGCGACCTTGCTGGGGGCCGCCGCCACGACCTTGTCGACCGTCAATATTGTCGGTGGCTTTATCGTCACAACGAAAATGTTGGACATGTTTAAGCGACCCGACGATCCTCCGGAGTACTACCATTTGTACGGGATTCCAGCTGCGACAACGATGGGTCTCTACGGAATCGGTACAATGACGGGAAAATTCCCCGAGCTCGACGCATCGGCCGCGACGTTGTCGGGACTCTTATGTATTGGGGGTATTGCTGGATTGGCGTCTCAGAAAACCGCTCGCTTGGGTGCCGTATCGGGCCAATCTGGTGTCGCCCTGGGTGTCGCATCGACTATGGGCCACCTGAATCCTACGATTGGTACGGCGGCAGGTATTACTGCGCTCATGGGCGTGGGGGCTGTGGCGGGTAAATACATTGGTGACCGTGTGGAACCAACCTCTTTGCCACAAACGGTTGCCGCCTTTCATTCTCTTGTGGGCCTCGCGGCCAGTGCGGCAGCAGTGGGTGACTACTGGAACTGCCCGGATACAACGCAGCTGGACGGTGTGCATTTGGCGAGCATCTACTTGGCGACTGTGATTGGTTCGGTGACCGCCACCGGATCTTTGGTGGCCTTTGGTAAGTTGGACGGCCGTCTGGGTTCGGCTCCCCTGAAGTTGGCACAACGTGACAAGATCAATGCCGGCTTGGGTGCGGCTACATTGGGTGCAGGTGCTGTCGTCATGGGTGCGCCGGAAGTTGGAACCGGAATGGCCGCTTTGAGTAGTGCCCTGACGACCTCGGGAGTGCTTGGATGGCATATGACTGCCAGCATCGGAGGTGCCGATATGCCCGTGGTTATCACTGTACTGAACTCGTACTCGGGATGGGCGCTATGCGCCGAAGGATTTATGTTGGATATGCCTATTTTGACTACGGTGGGAGCCCTGATTGGATGCTCCGGTGCGGCACTCACCAAG ATTATGTGCGACGCAATGAACCGTGATATTTTGAGTGTCATTTTGGGTGGATACGGAACCAAGGCCACCGCTGGAGGAGAAGCCATGCACTTTGAAGGTGAAGCCACGATGACCAACGTGGACGACACCGTCCGCCTTTTGACCGAGTCTGAGAAGATTATCGTTGTCCCCGGGTACGGTTTGGCCGTGGCACACGCGCAGTACCCGCTTAAGGAAATGGTGGACGTGTTGATCAAGGCCGGCAAGAAAGTTCGATTTGCGATCCATCCTGTTGCTGGACGAATGCCTGGGCAACTCAACGTTTTGCTTGCCGAAGCTGGTGTTCCGTACGACATCgtagaagaaatggaagaaatcaaCGACGACTTCAAGGATACTGACGTGACTCTGGTTATTGGAGCCAACGATACCGTAAACTCAGCTGCCGAAGATGACCCCAATTCTCAGATTGCGGGAATGCCGGTATTACGCGTGTGGAATTCGAATCAAGTGATTGTCATGAAGCGCAGCCTTGCCGCTGGTTATGCCGGTGTGGACAACCCGGTCTTCATCAAAGACAACACGGACATGCTTTTGGGTGACGCCAAGGACACGGTAGAAAAGTTGGCAGTCGGTGTGAAGACGTTCTATGGAAAGTAA
- a CDS encoding predicted protein translates to MVAAISPRKLGIAEGSVLGSKDGTALGSAEGIAEGAALGPADGTAEGIALGIAEGTALGSADGAALGTADGIADGTPEGTADGAWLGTAEGIALGTAEGCADGAALGIAEGIADGTPEGTADGAWLGTAEGIALGTAEGIALGTAEGCADGAALGTAEGCADGAALGTAEGIALGTAEGCADGAVLGTAEGIADGTPDGTADGAWLGTAEGIALGTAEGCADGAALGTAEGCADGAALGTAEGIALGTAEGCADGAVLGTAEGIADGTPDGTADGAWLGTAEGIALGTAEGCADGAALGTAEGCADGAALGTAEGIADGTTDGTADGAWLGTAEGIAEGTAEGCAEGISEGTAEGCADGAALGTADGIADGTTDGTADGAWLGTAEGIADGTTDGTADGASLGTAEGIAEGTTEGTADGIAEGTAEGSADGAALGTAEGIADGTADGTADGASLGTAEGIAEGTAEGCAEGISEGTAEGCADGAALGIAEGIADGTTDGTADGASLGTAEGIADGTTDGTADGASLGTAEGIAEGTTEGTADGIAEGTAEGSADGAALGTAEGIADGTADGTADGASLGTAEGIAEGTAEGCAEGISEGTAEGCADGAALGIAEGIADGTTDGTADGASLGTAEGIAEGTTEGTAEGIAEGPVEGNADGAALGIAEGIADGTTDGTADGASDGDAEGSALGTADGRAEGSSDGSADGSEVGTSDGDAEGSSLGTAEGTAEGTSEGNCEGACEGTSDGALDGGALIVGDCDGESDGNAEGKSDGATEGTSEGTSEGTADGVSVGVSEGTPEGKSEKTPVGVCEGLSEAFCEGDVDGDRDGASDFLLLALFLLCFELSIIPFVLFGFGTVGTRVGRTRLGPPEGNTGGAWVGISMGIIVGSVEGAPEGFAKDGEGVGASRSMVGTDDGTSDFLLFVLLAPPFPSLPLLFPSLPLPLPSPSPAFLLFEGGIALPPLLETTLMTLVKTGCFLSCRIAPISSADSTEEQPAETTPSKAKVENRMMRGSIQTGDLAINGALIFALPVVAT, encoded by the exons ATGGTAGCAGCGATTTCGCCTCGAAA GCTCGGCATTGCCGAAGGTTCTGTACTCGGTTCCAAGGATGGCACTGCACTCGGATCAGCCGAAGGTATTGCGGAAGGCGCCGCACTCGGACCGGCCGATGGAACAGCTGAAGGCATTGCACTTGGTATAGCAGAAGGGACCGCACTCGGATCAgccgatggagccgcgcTGGGAACCGCTGATGGCATCGCGGACGGAACACCAGAGgggaccgccgatggagcttggcttggaactgccgaaggcatagcgctgggaacagctgaaggttgtgccgatggagccgcgcTAGGGATCGCTGAAGGCATCGCGGACGGAACACCAGAGgggaccgccgatggagcttggcttggaactgccgaaggcatagcgctgggaacagctgaag gcatagcgctgggaacagctgaaggttgtgccgatggagccgcgcTGGGAACCgctgaaggttgtgccgatggagccgcgctgggaacagctgaag gcatagcgctgggaacagctgaaggttgtgccgatggagccgTGCTAGGAACCGCTGAAGGCATCGCGGACGGAACACCGGAcgggaccgccgatggagcTTGGCTGggaactgccgaaggcatagcgctgggaacagctgaaggttgtgccgatggagccgcgcTGGGAACCgctgaaggttgtgccgatggagccgcgctgggaacagctgaag gcatagcgctgggaacagctgaaggttgtgccgatggagccgTGCTAGGAACCGCTGAAGGCATCGCGGACGGAACACCGGAcgggaccgccgatggagcTTGGCTGggaactgccgaaggcatagcgctgggaacagctgaaggttgtgccgatggagccgcgcTGGGAACCgctgaaggttgtgccgatggagccgcgcTAGGAACCGCTGAAGGCATCGCGGACGGCACAACCGATgggaccgccgatggagcttggcttggaactgccgaaggcatagCTGAGGGAACAgctgaaggttgtgccgaAGGCATCTCGGAAGGAACCGCTGAAGGTTGTGCGGATGGAGCAGCGCTGGGAACCGCTGATGGCATCGCGGACGGCACAACCGAcgggaccgccgatggagcttggcttggaactgccgaaggcatagCGGACGGCACAACCGAcgggaccgccgatggagccTCACTCggaactgccgaaggcatagCGGAGGGAACGACGGAAGGAACAGCCGACGGCATCGCGGAGGGAACCGCTGAAGGTAgtgccgatggagccgcgcTGGGAACTGCTGAAGGCATCGCAGACGGCACAGCTGAcgggaccgccgatggagccTCACTCggaactgccgaaggcatagCTGAGGGAACAgctgaaggttgtgccgaAGGCATCTCGGAAGGAACCGCTGAAGGTTGTGCTGACGGAGCCGCGCTGGGAATCGCTGAAGGCATCGCGGACGGCACAACCGAcgggaccgccgatggagccTCGCTTggaactgccgaaggcatagCGGACGGCACAACCGAcgggaccgccgatggagcTTCACTCggaactgccgaaggcatagCGGAGGGAACGACGGAAGGAACAGCCGACGGCATCGCGGAGGGAACCGCTGAAGGTAgtgccgatggagccgcgcTGGGAACTGCTGAAGGCATCGCAGACGGCACAGCTGAcgggaccgccgatggagccTCACTCggaactgccgaaggcatagCTGAGGGAACAgctgaaggttgtgccgaAGGCATCTCGGAAGGAACCGCTGAAGGTTGTGCTGACGGAGCCGCGCTGGGAATCGCTGAAGGCATCGCGGACGGCACAACCGAcgggaccgccgatggagccTCGCTTggaactgccgaaggcatagCTGAGGGAACGACGGAAggaactgccgaaggcatCGCGGAGGGACCTGTTGAAGGTAATGCTGACGGAGCCGCGCTGGGAATCGCTGAAGGCATCGCGGACGGCACAACCGAcgggaccgccgatggagcTTCGGACGGAGATGCCGAAGGGAGCGCACTCGGAACCGCCGACGGTAGGGCGGAAGGAAGCTCCGATGGCTCTGCAGATGGGAGCGAGGTCGGAACCTCGGACGGAGATGCAGAGGGGAGCTCACTCGGAACGGCTGAGGGGACGGCAGAGGGTACATCCGAAGGGAATTGCGAAGGAGCCTGCGAAGGAACTTCAGACGGAGCGCTGGATGGTGGAGCGCTGATAGTGGGGGACTGTGATGGAGAGTCCGATGGAAACGCGGAAGGGAAGTCAGACGGAGCTACAGAAGGAACTTCCGAAGGCACATCCGAAGGGACTGCTGATGGTGTCAGTGTTGGGGTTTCAGAAGGAACCCCCGAAGGAAAATCCGAAAAGACCCCGGTCGGTGTCTGCGAGGGGCTGTCAGAAGCATTTTGCGAGGGTGATGTCGATGGAGACCGCGATGGCGCCTCggactttttgcttttggcacTCTTCTTGCTTTGCTTCGAATTATCCATCATACCCTTTGTACTTTTCGGATTCGGTACGGTAGGGACACGTGTGGGTAGAACCAGGCTAGGACCCCCCGAAGGCAACACGGGAGGAGCCTGGGTAGGCATCTCAATGGGAATAATCGTAGGCAGCGTCGAAGGTGCCCCCGAAGGGTTTGCCAAGGATGGAGAAGGGGTAGGAGCAAGCAGAAGCATGGTGGGAACGGACGACGGTACGTCCGACTTCTTGCTCTTCGTGCTTTTGGCTCCTCCCTTTCCATCCTTGCCGCTACTCTTTCCATCCTTACCGCTACCCTTGCCTTCTCCATCGCCAGCTTTCTTATTATTCGAGGGAGGCATCGCCTTGCCTCCGTTATTGGAGACGACGTTGATGACGCTCGTTAAAACAGGATGCTTCCTCAGCTGCCGCATTGCTCCGATATCTTCCGCCGACTCTACTGAAGAGCAGCCAGCCGAAACGACACCCAGCAAGGCTAAGGTGGAGAATCGCATGATGCGTGGATCGATACAAACGGGAGACTTAGCGATCAATGGCGCTCTAATTTTTGCGTTACC AGTAGTTGCGACTTGA